CAGTTAAAGCATAATCATGTGCATATGGTTTATAAGGAAAGGTTAATAACCATTTTCACATGCTTCCTTACTATGTACCTCAGTGTATTAAGAACAGTACAAAAATTGGATAGGCTGAGTGAAGCATGTTTGTCAAGTAGCCTAAAAGCGGGCGTATTGATATATTATATGTTTGTAGTGGTATATTCAGGAAAACTTTAGAGCTCAGACAAATCTAACTACGTGTAAGCAAAAATTCTATTGTGCATGGACTAGTGAGCTAGCCAGGATGGTGGCTCTGCCGCTACATATCGTGGGTAAAATAGAACCCCTGTACAAATGAAAGAAAATGTGATCATCACTATTTGGTTTCTGAATTTAAACTTATGTTTGTGGAAGGTTCTGGCTTCTGCAGATAATTGAAAGTACGTTCAGTAGCCaatctatatatttttaacaaaatcaatgttcataaaaaataaactttggtCCCGTTTTGGATAAAAgttggcacgcttttcaaactgctaaacagtgtatttcgtgcgaaaactttatatataaaagttctaaaatattagattaatccatttttttaagtttgtaatgattaaaactcaattaatcatacgttattatcatctcgttttacgtgaaacacttaatcatTATCTCCATCTTCATGTTCAgatattcaaacaccacctttaTTCATTGCCCTTTCATATTTATTCTAGGTTTCTATTCTTCTATTATTTTTCCTTGCTGAATACTTTTATACTCATTACTCACCACTGCCTTCTTATTTCAATTTTAAATACTTTATTTCCTAATTACGCACAAGTAGAACATGGATCTCAAAAGTTCTTCCACCATGACAATCTTGACATATGAAATACATGGGTAGAAATTAATTAGAAAACATGATCAGATTTGTTGATTTAATGTTTATAATTTAGCTTTATTTGTACATGTAAcatttagaatttatatttattttgtagtTGTACTAAtttttgttgaaattataagcacataatgatttaatttattccataaataaatcatgacattgcagatgtaaactagcatgaacacatcattagatctacacatgtaaactaagcaataaaacatgaacagatcaaatatacgtaacatgtcgaacacgtaccgagatGGCAGAAAGACcagttgctcggcaggaactacttgCGGTTGCAGGCGTCGAcaaaggcgcgcagcacgcgagcgaagaggaaggcgagccgtcgcggacgaacagggagcagtcacacgaagcgcttcccaaaaaccttattaccGCCTTCTCCCgatgcaggacgtcgaaggcagaggttttGGAGACCTGCTcgcccgatcgccggtgcacgccggcgagcgggatggagtagtctacgagcgacggcgcagcacagattaggaggcaaaccctagattgattttgcgtgtgttgcgtgtaggcggcggctcggtttatatagagataggtcgcttgattagggcgcccgcacgatctccactccgcgtaaccgaacaaCATAAGTCGCGTGTAACTTATCCAGACTCCACGCcattttcacgcaccggatttttcccgaaatttcccgcagcaaaacaaaactgtaaaaggaagctgcatctgcgcaagggtgaggagccaattttacGGACCATTCGATGCGTAACATGACGCGTACGTCTTGCACGCGCGCCTGCCAGACGAGGCGAGTGCGcatgtgtttcccctcttctctccaccacacatgcttcaagtggctaggagggcatcctcccttttaaggaggtccccctctcctagaataagcaaagTGGTACTAAACTCCTCATGCacgccatcccatgaggtgggcttttatgattttccaaagaattaatcttcgagtgggccttagcccatctattaattccaacaattttATACCTTAAGCTATATTAGTTAATGACCATTTTATATAATAAACCTTTTTATTGAAGGGATTGTATAGTGAACTTGGGCAGATTTGTAAACGATTCGTGGTGTACAATATCTGCAGCTTTCACCAACAGCCATAATTGTGTCCAACAGCTGAATAAGTCTGACACATATACTACTTTTGTGGCCAATAGCCTTCTTGTCGAATGTCGATCGCTAAGCTTTTGTTAGAAAATGTGTCACCGACATCATGGTTATTCTGTTCCACTAAGATAATAAAGCTAATTACTGGCATGCTAACACTTTCTTGACGAGgtttgttcttcttcttttgcGGAGCAAGCAAAAGCTTTTATTCAGCCTATGTTTTGTGTGCATCCAGATTTTGAGTACACACATTTCTTTATATTAATTGAGGCCCTTTTAGAAGTTGTTACATTTATCTCATTGTATCCACATGCACGGAGTGTTATCACAAAACACATGAAATCTGGTAAGTTTGAAATTTATTGAAGAAATGTTTTAGACTAACATGTGAGTGGACTAGATCTTTTTCGAGCGTTTTCTTtgatagtttataaactatattgCCGTAAGTGTTTCGTGTAGGATTGAGAACCGCTCTTTACTAGGATAGGGTGATTTGCCTAGTCTGCAAGGTTGTTTATATAAAGTGTCTGGTTTTGTAGCTAAAGAGGGGTAAATCATAATTTTCACATAGTTGAGGGGGGATATATCGGATTTAACTCAATTTCAAATTTATATGATGAGGCACATGATTggaacaacaaaagaaaattaaaatattcttttgtcCCCACATTATCACTACTTTTTCGAACATagattaataaaaattaatggAAATAACCTATGTGACAAATATGTTCATGTTATTTTTACATATCAAATTTCAATAGTATTATTGATTtaagattttaaattttagttaaatACAACTTAAACATTTGTCTATGTTAGACATTTAGATAGCTCATAACACGTGGGGTATTAAGGGTGTACTCCCTCTTGACTTTTGATCAAAATGGAGTATTATTTGGTTAGATGCATCAACTTGCCAAGATAAACCTTAGGCAGATAACAATTTCTTAGGTTGTTTAGTTACTATTACTATGGGCTTATGGCTAACCATACTAATTTTCAAAGACAGAATTTCTTAGTTAAGCTTGCCTAATGTAAGGTTTGACTATGTTAATCGTCGACCAAACATCCCCTAATGTAAGGTTTGACCATGTTAATCGTCGACCAAACATCCCCTAAATTTCCAGTTCGCTCGTCGATGATGTTGACACAACTAGTAATACATTTTACAGCAAACATCAATTAAACGGACGGCTATAAAGCCCATAATGCTTCCAGGATACACCATTTGGATCTGACGATAAAGAGGCATCCAACTTTGTAATGCTACAAGCAATACATCGGGCAACTACATGACCTAAATCAAAAATGGAATGGTTTTGCTCATATTAACGACTGTATCTTTAACAATCTCCAGGACTACAACTATGCCGAGTCTACTTGGCTCACAACAGTACAAGAAATTGGGATGTCAATTCTTATCAGAAAGCGAGAAGAAAAAAGATACAAAATGGTAAAGGGCCTCCAGTTCTGAACCCTCCCAGTtatgaccaccaccaccgcttcgATGCCTTCCACGACAGACTGCAAGGCTGGCTGCCAACTACGGTTTCCCTCGTTCGCCTTGCTGGGTAGAACTCAATACGGCGTAGTGGAACTAAAGCAAAATTGTTCCAGCATTAGACAACATCCAACTAAATTCAGGTTGAGGCAACTTTCTTTCGGACAACTCTCTTCCTGCGGGGCTTGGACAATGCAGCTTCTGTTCCACCTTGCTTGATGCCGAGAAGACCAAGGCCAGATACAATCGCATCCTTCGATATAAACCACCTTGAATCTTGTTGGTCTCCAGCAACCTCGACTGGTCTTTTATATGCTCTCAGCAGCCGATCTGAGTACTGTGGATCAGCTTCCTCCCCAAGCCATGTGCGTCTCGATGATTCACCAATCTGAATATTCGTCAATCTGCAATACAAATGGCACCAGGATTAGTGACAAGAGTGTGGCCCCCATAAAATGCAATTAAAACACTCCTGGAAGACTGGAACACGGGCAATAGAAATAGTGTGAACCGATGGAATTATTAAAGAAAGCAATTATTACAGAAATATGCAACTGTTAAAATTAAAGTGAATTAtaatatagggtgtgtttagttcacgccaaaattggaagtttggttgaaattggaacgatgtgacggaaaagttggaagtttatgtgttttgatgtgatggaaaagttggaagtttgaagaaaaagtttggatctaaacaagggCATAATGAAGATCAAATTATCTAGCATACACAATTAGCTCCTATATACAACTTTTAGTCAACAACTCAAGATACAAACAAAGCACTGCTGAAAAGTTCACATAGTCGTTATGCAGCCACAGCCATATCCATAATTATGAACTCTAACCACAACCCAACTGTGGAAGGTCATGAGCATACGATTTATCACTAAATAAAGAAATTCAACAAGCATTTCTCACAAGAATAGTACATATATCAGGGGACAGTTAACAATCCCTAAATTTCAAAGGCATAACCTAAAACCATATACTATGAAGCAAATCAGATCTAGTGCTGCGAGAACTAAAATCGAGCAGTTACCCGCTAATCAAACTGCATGTTTAGGAtgtattaaatttaaatttgccAATAATATTTTTTCCATGAACACAGTAACTGTGATTATCTGCTGGAACTGGGCATGAACTTCCTAATCATCATCAGATAAATGCAAACCTTCCTATTTCAATTTTGATAGCCAACCGGCGATGATTTCCAGTTTCTCATATGTAACAGGAAGGAGAGAGCCACAGGCCTAACAACAGGTACCAAAAGGTTCATACTTGATGAAATTTTTTGAAGAGTGTTCTTATCTGAAACGGTATGTTATACCAATAGAGTGAACTCCAAAACTCTGGGAAACCCATGTTTTTATGGCTCTACCACTGCAAATTGCTACTTAATCTTGTTTCTAGATAATACAGATATCAGAAATAATCATTTCCGTGAGTGCCTAGATCTCAATGAAGGTTGCTGTCCACTTTCACAGCCCAAGACAAAAAGGTGAAAAATCAATCAGAACATATTAACAACCCATGTAATTAAAATTGATACAGACTAGCACCAACAACAATATCCTATGCACCAACAATGGTTTAATCTCAGAAAACCAAGTTTCTGCCTTTATGCATAACAAAGTACACTATCTGTGGGATATTCTAGATAGCTATAGTTACCTTAGTGCTGTGCTGAAGAAGATTGCCACACCAAGAACATCAAATCGCCTGACCATATACTGATCCAGTCCACACAATAGTTGATACCGCAAGTTTGCATATAGTCCTAGGAAGGCTCCATAGCCAAGGGCATTTGTGCTGACAGAAGGAATGGTAACCGATAACCTATATATAagattagaaaaataaagaCCCAAAGGTTAAATTCCAGAATGATTAGATCAGAAAAGCTTAGAAGAATCTTTTCTTATGACTCTATGAATCAAAACTGTGATGAACCCACCTCCTTTCCTTTCTTGCAGACAAGGCTTTTGAGAGACCACCTTGAATAGAACCAGCAACTACCCCTAACAAGCTAAGCTCTGCCGCTTTGTAAAAGAAAGCACTGATTCGTTTTTGTAGATCAAACTGTCTCAAAGGATAACTCTTCTCAAAAATGTTGTTGGGAAGTTTCTCAATTGCATTCTGGAAGTCAAATCGGGATGTGCTCCCATATGAGCGGCATGGTGCCAGAAGCCCAAGAACCATCACATTGCAACAAGATGCAGTCAGAGCATTGACGACAGCCAAATCCCATTCTTGCTCAAACCTAATTTCTCAGAGTTAGAAGAGTTGGTAAAAATTAAACTGTTGAAAAGGAGATCGCAGATAATATGCATACCTCTCCTTACGTATGTTCATCTCCCACCAAACAGATGAGAAAAAGGTAGCCATGAACTCAAAAGCTATCTTATGTGGGAATGATGGATCTGCAAGCGTTCTGCATTTTGACAGAACACGAGACAATTTAAACTGGTGTTACGAAAATCAACAATGGAATAAGCCAGATTTACAACCAAGACATCTCCATTCATATTTAACCAAGCATTTATTGAGTAAGTGTGGCCAACGAAATGCAAGCGTTTGTTTGATGGAGTTCACCAACTACTGAAATACAAGCTAAGCTTGATATAAAGTTGGAAGTTAAGACTTCTTAAGGTACCAAAACAAGAAATATGTTACAGTTTGGTTTTAAATTCAGAAAACCTACAAGCTAAGTGATAAATCTATATATCCTATATAGATGGAACCAAAATTATGGTTACCAACTTCAGTCATTTCAATCATAAAACCAAATAAGAAGAAAAAGCACTTCTTGAGACAGTATTCATGAACACGCTTTTCTAATAAAGGAGGGGAACATCTCAACTTTGCTTTCTGGCTTGCATTTAAGTCCAAATAACTAAATCTCCATTCCTACTGCCAGCATAAAACACCCCTCCCTCAAACAAAATGAGGCAAAGAGAGCTAGGTGTCACCTATCATCTTCAAATAAGTTATAGTGCCACCCAAGCTACTACATATTTGTTTATCTTTCATATTCCAAATATGTTATATTGGCCCTTCCCCAaacttttatttaaaataagcTTCTTTTGTTTCAGCTATGAAGGCCATTCAATGAGCATGAGTAAATTAAAATGATGTAAATAATTACATGATGAGAAAAGATTTCTTTAAAATAAAGAGCATATACAGCTAAGAGCACATCAAGGTTTACCCCTACATCTATTGTTATCAATAGTTTTTGCTTGCCATTCTTTTTGTTCAGTAAAATATTGAACAATGATACTCCATATCATTTAAGACAGAAACTGTGTGGCTACTATCGACAAAATATGAGCACAAGACTTCCAGGAATACATAGGAACAGACAATATACTGCAGGACTGACGTTAAAAGTATAAACACTAAAATAAACCTCCACTCTGATTCATTAGTTCATGAGAGCAGATTTTGCACATACTGTTAGAAATTAGCTGCTTTTTGCATATGCAGTCGCTAAACACATTTTTGTATATACCACTGGAATGACTAAAACTGCTGCTTGATGGCACTTTCCACCAGCTAGGCAAATAAACCATGCGGGGTTGAGTTAAAATGTTAAGGTTGCCCACTGCACATGTTGCCAATAGTATTCATGCCGCCTGTACTCAATGAAAGCTTTATCCCACCTCCACAACGAATTCTAGATATACATCCTATCAATGCTTCCCTACTAAGCAAAATCTGCAGCATGTTACCTATCTTCCGCACGCCATGGCAGAGGTGAGGTCTGTATAATGGTCAGTGGTGTACTATGGAAAGGTGCAACTAGAAGTGGAATAGCATCAACAAGTACATCACAATGCCATGGATAACAGAAACGTGCAGATGGCAAGGTGCACCCTACTTCAAATGAGATCAACCACCCCTAGTCCTGTTCTGATTGTGCCAAACCATACTCTATGCTCTCCCACATAGGCACAGGTGATGGTGCTGAGGCAAGTCCATGTCTATACATGGGATCCATGCCAGCATTCTTCTAAGGGGTGCCACCTGAGAAATAGCTAGCAGTCATGTTGCACGGGGCAAGCAAGATGTGGAATTTGGAGGAAACAATGATGAGTTACGGTCACAGCTGTGGAATAGAACGGATATGGTATAGAGGGAAAAGACTTCCATTTTGGTGTTTCAAAGAGCTTCCCACTCTGGTCAATGTTTCAACATGTGGTCCTTGGTAACTAATTCCCCAGATGTTCAGCTGGTGCAGTGTGGCATGAAGCAGCAAGCTGAAACATTGTTCCGGTGGTATAtacaaaaatattattttcGTAGTTTGACTGGTAAACGAAACTTCTCACAAATTGGGTGGTTGGGGCATTACAACAAAAAAGGTATATGAATAAACCTAGAAATAGTGAGGTTATCTCTTTTCTCTCTGTATATTCCTTGCAGCAAAATGTGCAACCAAGAAAATATTAGCAATCTAATCATAGTACAACAAGGTAATTTATGCCTGTTACAACATGAATTATGCCTTAGAAGGCATATGAATGAAtgccaaaaaaatattatatgcaAAAAACATACACAATGTAGTAGACAAGAAACTAAGTGTGGACATCTAGCTGTTACCTTCCAACAAGACCTCTGGAAAGCCATCCAGGAAGAGCTCGTGAGAAGGACCTAGAATGAGTAGGCCTTGCAAATATCGCCAAATATCGGACCATCTGGGCAGAACTTACCAAACCCTAGATAACATATATCATGATCAGTCAATGCAATTCAGTCTTTGGTACCAAAGTATGCCATGAGAAACAAAAGATGAAATCTTACCATCTCATAAGCTTGGCGGAGACCAGCAGGCAAATTACTCATCGTTTTACACCACTCTTGCATCACAGCATCCACAAACTCTCTATTGAAAAGCTGGTACAATGGAAGAAGAAATAATCAGCACATAGGTTTCAATATTTTCCAGTATTTAGAAATAAATGTATTTGATTATAAATATTTAGGATTTCACCTCCTGAATGACAATTCGTCTCCGAAAAAGGCCaccttcttcttcgtcgccatcatcaaaatcatcaaagtaatcatcatcatcgccatcatcatctccaccatcaccaccaccatgaCCA
This genomic window from Oryza sativa Japonica Group chromosome 12, ASM3414082v1 contains:
- the LOC4351989 gene encoding protein RETICULATA-RELATED 1, chloroplastic produces the protein MASLAAFHPAAPRAGAHHPRRPNPATGLLRLRLPAPPRRRARAAPRLAVSASSAGAGAASPSPAAGWGRSDAASSLERCLAASGSAAPASAPTRAPPAMKGGKQYGSFGAVTLERKVDLSKGRKKITPELATGGGGGDIGKRIGHGGGDGGDDDGDDDDYFDDFDDGDEEEGGLFRRRIVIQELFNREFVDAVMQEWCKTMSNLPAGLRQAYEMGLVSSAQMVRYLAIFARPTHSRSFSRALPGWLSRGLVGRTLADPSFPHKIAFEFMATFFSSVWWEMNIRKERFEQEWDLAVVNALTASCCNVMVLGLLAPCRSYGSTSRFDFQNAIEKLPNNIFEKSYPLRQFDLQKRISAFFYKAAELSLLGVVAGSIQGGLSKALSARKERRLSVTIPSVSTNALGYGAFLGLYANLRYQLLCGLDQYMVRRFDVLGVAIFFSTALRLTNIQIGESSRRTWLGEEADPQYSDRLLRAYKRPVEVAGDQQDSRWFISKDAIVSGLGLLGIKQGGTEAALSKPRRKRVVRKKVAST